The DNA window AAAAAGTACGCAAGTCCTCCTTTCAAGTGTTGATAATTGTGTTTGTTTCTCGATTCGTTAGACACTTCACTGATGTGACACGTTTCTTTTTTAGTATCTCTGGTGCACGATGGTTCAAACAAAATTGCGGAGCTGGCCAGAGCTAAAAGATCCAGAGTATTTGAAGACGAATTCTTTCGTTACGGTGGAGTCTTGGATTGAAGGGAAGCAAGTGGATGATGGCGCAGAAAAACTATGGCGGATACACGATAAGCTCTATGATTTTACGGAATGGATACAGAAGCATCCTGGCGGGGAGACTTTTCTTCGAGTGAGCAAGGTCtgtaatcgattatcgataattccccatttgaagctatggtacagaatcgtTCATTGAAGCGTTTTTTGCAAACACcatgtgtatcgatccttttccatgtaTCTAAATAGCGAATCAACGATAGATCGCAAAACACACCATGCCATAGTCtgtgagcaaaaaaaatgggaTTTATGCATACCGatgatcaaatttcaaaaccacttatctcgttCCCGGTGTTTTAAAATATGTACGTTCCTACTTGTCAGGGATTTTTGAGCCcacacactgataaaaatattagtgTTCTTAAGTTACTTTGGTTGGTACAGGGAGcaaaacacaaaccaacacaaattttgtgttaattcTAGTAAGGTTTGCGGTGAATTTGGCGCATAAAGTAATGGAgggactgggaaaatgcattcctccgatcgCGACGTTCGTATTTACCActcgtttttcatttaatttcttcaagcaAACCATCTGACAATTTTTTTGTGgaattgtcaaccgaaggctagggttatttagGACCaataaaaaattcgagtttttaaCGGTCATTTCGACACTGTTCTACGGATCATATTTACCTGGGATCGTATCGTGTACTTGCCACTAACAAAGTGATCTCTCCTTATTTTCAGGGAACAGATATCACGGAGCTTTTTGAAGCGCATCACGTATCCGTAGCGGCTGAGAATCTCCTGCCTCGGTTTTACGTCAGGGAGGCTCAAACGCCGCGCAATTCCCCGTACACGTTCAAAGACGATGGGTTTTTCAGGGTCCTGAAGAGGAAGATCCGCGAGGAGCTGCCCTCCGTCCCGAAGACGGTGAGACTCAAGTCCGTCCTCATCGCGGACAGCGTCGTCGCCACGGCCCTCGTTCTCCTCGTCATCGGCTCCATCATGAAGAGCTACCTCGTCGGACTCGCCGCAGGGGTCCCTCTCACCCTGGGAGTCATCGCCGCCCACAACTTCTTCCACCAAAAACCCAACTGGAGGAGATTCTATTTCGATTTGACTTTCTTGTCGCATAGGTAAAACTacacctggaaaaaaaacacattggatctagagtccagactcttaaaaacatcgacaagataaatTACTCTtgcgattcaatcagaatctagcttaaatcaagagccaagcctcttaatttaagctgattttgttttgattcaagcaaaaatccgattgaatcaagagtattttttcttgtcaatgttttcaagagtctggactctatagatacaatgtatttttttccagtgtaagctaCGACTTCACCCATTTAATACAGGAATAAATACAAGTaggtagcatttttcaaccgaaaaatcacgatattttgaaatcatgttgcgatttttttacgactttttggcgataaaatcgctaggatcatcaataCCCGAGCggttatcctcgatcttgtagcaactttattttcataaaatcgcgttcaataaaatcgaaattgtatctcaatttatcatgattttttgctggataatattgcgatatatcgccgataatgaaattgaaattttattgcaattcaCATTTCTATAAATTGCAATTAATCGACCTACATAAGCCTTGTCTGAATCCCACCTCTTCCTATCGTAAAGCCTGGTAAGTCAAGCTCAGTCCCCTCCTCAAGTCGCCTTTACGTGACATTTGAACGTAGTATATTACAAAGTATGATGATCGCTATCCTTTTTATGTACGAGAATCCTGTGAGAGTACGTctatggttttattttttttaaaaaactaaaagtgGAATGCAACTGAAAATGAGAATATAGCACCTCGTTAAATCGTTTGAGATTCGATTTGTTGGTGGGTTTTGACTTATCGTGGACCTAAAGCCGTCTTTTGCTCAAAAGTGGACTTTGAAATTCGTCTATTGAGCAAACAAGCACGttgaaaaagtctaaaattcttTCCTCAACACACAATCACTCGATCTCCAATGCTTGCgtccggatgcactttttcctCGTTCTCTGCAACCGAGTTTGCCCAGAGAGATACATAAGAAAACCTTAGTTAAGTAAATGTGCAAACTATTATGCAGATTGTTATCAATACTTCTCACTCAaggccagatttacctacttgccgcccatgggccgcctgtattttgccgcctccttctcattcgtattgaaacatcaataaaaaccatcaagtgaacgtgccagcggggaaggggtgcataagacgcgtttactcgtgttgaacacatgttttgggaatgccctgtcaacactactagcaaaagtcaagtttcgtaaacctatctctgtgtggacaaggcctttcattcataagatatgaacaaaaaaattatgaaagaacaaacatgaatgtggtttcaatgattttaacttccgccgccgcgccgcgcagaccgcaccgtgtttggcgcaatgcgtgaagtattcacgcagtcttgtaggcgccatgcgtttcacgctgaccgcactgtgtttggcgcaatgcgtgaagtattcatgcattcttgtaggcgctatccgtttcacgctgaccgcaatgaccgcactgtgtttgatgcaatgcgtgaagtattcgtgcagtcttgtaggcgctaatatctgttacatgccgatcgccgcgctgagggcctctccttttcatctcaagtcctcgtcatcattgctctctgcgccgcgccgttcgaggccaaattgcgtgtttggtctctctcttaactcgactacttaaaggtgctgtctcttgtatcactgaaagacgacaaaattaaaaattactatactctcaggaaatgagagattttgtcgccttttctcgtttgtaatttttttttctaaatccgatatttttttttacccacatttaaaaaaattgcaaaatttgccgccctctagatttgccgcgaagggccgcggcccatgtggccaccccttaatccggccctgttctcACTCGCAATTTACGTCGTTTTAAAGTATAAGGCATCTCATTTTATCAGATGAGGAAGCATAAGAAAATACTCTCAAACGACAGAATATCGTATATTATTCAGATCTGGTTCCTTTACATATTCTCTGAGCTGTACAGCGATGAAATAAGTGAAACGAGgagaaaagaaacaaagaaaagcaaaaatttctgtagaaatttgaaaatgcgtgaTACGGACGACGTGTATCGTGCTCTaaagagtgaatttcagacgattttgacACGTTCAACGTGATTTTATAGAGATTTACAGTAAACGGTCTGCACCAGACCCATTTTTAAATAAGGGTAGattttttttgagaataatttaatgtactaattttttccatttcaggGAATGGATAGTGTCACATGTGATGAGTCATCACATCTACCCGAACACCAAGATGGATCTCGAAATCGTTATGTTCAGCCCGTTTCTTCAGTGGCTTCCAACTCCAGAAAAGAGTTGGATCAGCAGGCACTTGAGCCTGATTTATGCTCCAGTGGTTTACGGCTTCTTATTCTTTGCTCAGGGGATTGTTAGGTATGTTTCTCAACAGTATGGCGTAGCTagtattttttcaattggacgtatttatgctgaatggaactatgtgcaagtggaaagataggATGTGCtcttagttgagggccataagaccGAGTGggaattttaaagcgccagtgacgtcagcggcgacgaagccGCCGTCTCCgagcattaactcatgagccctgtccataacgctcttgtcacgtgcccacggctcacgagttagcgcccagttccttttgatttaatgtcaaatcccgctttacattttctcaaaaggaactatatccacttttacattgtttcttatccagctcaccacgagcacaccccatctttccacttgcgtATAGtaccttttagcgtaaataagTCCAATTGAGGATCTCCCTTAAAAACCATTCTTATGGGGAATCCAAAGttaaaaattactggaagtCACGACAAATGACTTACCGGTATAATTTTCTGATTAAGAGGGGTTGAAGACCC is part of the Bemisia tabaci chromosome 1, PGI_BMITA_v3 genome and encodes:
- the LOC109036642 gene encoding cytochrome b5-related protein, yielding MVQTKLRSWPELKDPEYLKTNSFVTVESWIEGKQVDDGAEKLWRIHDKLYDFTEWIQKHPGGETFLRVSKGTDITELFEAHHVSVAAENLLPRFYVREAQTPRNSPYTFKDDGFFRVLKRKIREELPSVPKTVRLKSVLIADSVVATALVLLVIGSIMKSYLVGLAAGVPLTLGVIAAHNFFHQKPNWRRFYFDLTFLSHREWIVSHVMSHHIYPNTKMDLEIVMFSPFLQWLPTPEKSWISRHLSLIYAPVVYGFLFFAQGIVRFLRKGFQSHDLANLVVPGVILVASSWDIMFTLKLWVGVIWVASSIFSFIGTTAAHHAPDLFHEGDVPREDRDWGLQQLDAVVDRKEISGSLPLTLFTFGDHTLHHLFPALDHAVLEHLHPTFEKVCAQFNVHHEATPYWTLIKGQFQQLARTTPRVFPLKAAEKQR